The following proteins are encoded in a genomic region of Amycolatopsis sulphurea:
- a CDS encoding LamB/YcsF family protein, translating into MVPAVDLVADLGESFGAYTMGDDAALLDLLTSANVACGFHAGDPRVMDTTVRACVERGVRVGAHPSFPDLAGFGRRAMDLTENEVRTDVLYQLGALSAFTRAHGTRVAHLAPHGKLGNLVVTRRDYARAVADAVEAFDPEIVILLQEGELAAECRARGLRMAMVGLADRAYEDDGTLVPRSEPGAVLSDPDEVTARTVRMVTEGVLTSRHGRDLPVRTDCVQLHGDGPEALRLATRIRAELQAAGVRLAPLDQVLDAPAA; encoded by the coding sequence ATGGTGCCTGCGGTCGATCTGGTGGCCGATCTCGGCGAGAGCTTCGGCGCGTACACCATGGGTGACGACGCCGCGCTGCTGGACCTGCTGACGTCCGCGAACGTCGCGTGCGGGTTCCACGCGGGTGATCCTCGCGTAATGGACACGACGGTGCGTGCCTGCGTCGAGCGCGGCGTCCGGGTCGGCGCCCACCCCAGTTTCCCGGACCTCGCCGGCTTCGGCCGCCGGGCGATGGACCTGACGGAGAACGAGGTCCGCACGGACGTGCTGTACCAGCTCGGCGCGCTGTCGGCGTTCACCCGGGCGCACGGCACGCGCGTCGCGCACCTCGCGCCGCACGGCAAGCTCGGCAACCTCGTGGTCACGCGGCGTGACTACGCCCGCGCGGTGGCCGACGCCGTGGAGGCGTTCGACCCGGAGATCGTGATCTTGCTGCAGGAGGGCGAGCTGGCGGCGGAGTGCCGGGCCCGCGGGCTGCGGATGGCGATGGTCGGCCTGGCCGACCGCGCCTATGAGGACGACGGCACGCTCGTGCCGCGCTCCGAGCCCGGTGCCGTCCTGTCCGACCCCGACGAGGTCACCGCCCGGACCGTCCGCATGGTCACCGAGGGCGTGCTGACCAGCCGGCACGGCCGTGACCTGCCGGTGCGTACCGACTGCGTGCAGCTGCACGGCGACGGGCCGGAGGCGCTGCGGCTGGCCACCCGCATCCGCGCCGAGCTGCAGGCGGCCGGGGTCCGGCTGGCGCCGCTGGACCAGGTGCTGGACGCACCCGCCGCATGA
- a CDS encoding 5-oxoprolinase subunit B family protein — MTGVRTAAKLDVSPCGDAAVRITVDGAGTEEVWGTVHHLARRLNDGEVPGVLSAVPTYDAVLVEFDPCVTTADTVMFQLLSWEAPDALAPLPSRVLDVPVLFGGEAGPDLMWVAEVVGLPATRVVELMCETELLIRCLGGPAASAMTDGPDFGEPVPRLATPRLRVPPGAVSLAGRQAVLGPVAAPSGWRQIGRTPLTVLQTDTEAVVPYRPGDRLRYYAIDEATYARLRGQPMRYRADD, encoded by the coding sequence ATGACGGGTGTCCGGACCGCGGCGAAGCTCGACGTCTCTCCGTGCGGCGACGCGGCCGTCCGCATCACCGTCGACGGCGCGGGCACCGAGGAGGTGTGGGGCACCGTGCATCACCTCGCACGGCGCCTCAACGACGGTGAGGTGCCCGGAGTGCTCTCGGCCGTGCCCACCTACGACGCGGTCCTGGTCGAGTTCGATCCGTGCGTGACCACTGCGGACACGGTGATGTTCCAGCTGCTGTCCTGGGAAGCGCCCGACGCGCTGGCGCCACTGCCGTCGCGCGTGCTCGACGTTCCGGTGCTCTTCGGCGGCGAGGCGGGGCCGGACCTGATGTGGGTAGCCGAGGTCGTCGGGCTCCCGGCAACTCGCGTTGTCGAGCTGATGTGCGAGACAGAGCTGTTGATCCGGTGTCTCGGTGGCCCGGCCGCATCGGCGATGACCGACGGCCCGGACTTCGGCGAGCCCGTGCCACGCCTGGCCACGCCGCGGTTGCGCGTCCCGCCGGGCGCGGTGTCGCTGGCTGGGCGGCAGGCGGTGCTCGGCCCGGTCGCCGCGCCCAGCGGCTGGCGGCAGATCGGCCGGACTCCGCTCACCGTGCTGCAGACCGACACCGAAGCAGTCGTGCCCTACCGGCCCGGTGACCGGCTTCGCTACTACGCGATCGACGAAGCCACGTACGCGCGCCTGCGCGGCCAACCGATGCGGTACCGGGCTGATGACTGA
- a CDS encoding biotin-dependent carboxyltransferase family protein translates to MTERPRLLVDAARACVVTDLGRTAGPARGLAINGALDQFAARAANALAANVPNDPLLEATGFGVTFRPTHDVLIAVTGAPAQPSIDGRPHPAWSPLSVRAGQTVHVGVSEAGLRAYVAVHGGFAVPSLLGSVAPDSMIGFGTEAVPGTGLPLLRSRPPLVNPVFGATIFHFGVPRQPRVPTVLDVIDGPDAGEFGDELEKLFASPYCVTPRINHVGMRVAGPVPQRSVTGEVLSRGVPVGAIEAPAGDELLVLMRGRGITAGYPVLAVLTSAAQDVAGQLRPGQRIRFRRTTAAAATAVHLERRRQLDRIATRARSAFAAHAFFTKG, encoded by the coding sequence ATGACTGAGCGTCCCCGCCTCCTCGTCGACGCAGCCCGCGCTTGCGTGGTCACCGACCTTGGCCGCACCGCGGGACCTGCCCGTGGCCTGGCGATCAACGGCGCGCTCGACCAGTTCGCGGCCCGCGCGGCCAACGCACTGGCCGCCAATGTCCCGAACGATCCGCTGCTTGAGGCCACCGGATTCGGCGTGACCTTCCGGCCCACCCACGACGTCCTGATCGCCGTCACCGGCGCGCCCGCACAGCCCTCGATCGACGGCCGCCCGCACCCCGCGTGGTCGCCGCTGTCGGTGCGCGCCGGCCAGACCGTCCACGTCGGGGTGTCCGAGGCCGGGCTGCGGGCGTACGTGGCCGTCCACGGCGGGTTCGCGGTGCCGAGCCTGCTGGGCAGCGTCGCTCCGGATTCGATGATCGGATTCGGCACCGAAGCCGTGCCCGGCACCGGACTTCCGCTGCTGCGGTCCCGGCCGCCGCTGGTCAACCCGGTTTTCGGGGCCACGATCTTCCACTTCGGCGTGCCACGGCAGCCCCGGGTGCCGACCGTGCTGGACGTGATCGATGGGCCGGATGCGGGCGAATTCGGCGACGAGCTGGAGAAGCTGTTCGCCTCGCCGTACTGCGTCACGCCGCGGATCAACCACGTCGGCATGCGGGTGGCCGGACCGGTGCCGCAGCGTTCGGTCACCGGGGAGGTGCTCTCTCGCGGCGTGCCGGTCGGGGCGATCGAGGCGCCTGCCGGTGACGAGCTGCTGGTGCTGATGCGGGGCCGGGGTATCACCGCGGGTTACCCGGTGCTCGCCGTGCTCACCTCGGCCGCCCAGGACGTCGCCGGGCAGTTGCGGCCCGGCCAGCGGATCCGTTTCCGCCGCACCACGGCCGCCGCCGCGACGGCCGTCCATCTCGAACGACGGCGGCAGCTCGACCGGATCGCGACCCGTGCGCGGTCCGCCTTCGCTGCTCACGCATTTTTCACGAAAGGATAG